A single genomic interval of Acipenser ruthenus chromosome 28, fAciRut3.2 maternal haplotype, whole genome shotgun sequence harbors:
- the LOC117434503 gene encoding keratin, type I cytoskeletal 19-like isoform X1 → MMSYSSQGSFSSGGTFKTSQAGSGSSSFMASGGSSMRRAPSVYGGAGGFGTKVSSQSSFGGYGGGFGMGGGAGGSAAGGDLGLSINEKATMQNLNDRLAAYLEKVHSLETANSKLEIQIQEFLKLKMPQSGRDYSAYEKIIHDFQQQINAAHLTNSKIILQVDNAKLAADDFRMKYENELAMRQSIEGDIARLRKVLDELTLTRSNLEMEIEGLAEELIFLKKNHQEELASLRAQTSSGSVNVEVDAAPQQDLSRVLDEIRTQYEGIAAKNNREVEAWYKDKFDALNQQVTSSTTEIQTSKTEVNDLKRTLQGLEIELQSQLSMKGALEGTLGEVEANYSNQLNRLQAMVSSLEAELMQVRADTERQSQEYRMLLDIKTRLEMEIAEYRRLLDGEGGSSSNSSSKSSSNSSSNYSVTVNKSTEITKVSQTQQSGGTSSLSSSFTKPLVDSKPAPAKVPAPAPAPAPAPQVLKTRKVKTIVEERINGKVVSTQVQEVEEKM, encoded by the exons ATGATGTCATACTCCAGCCAAGGCTCATTCAGTTCCGGGGGCACCTTCAAGACGTCCCAAGCGGGGTCTGGAAGTTCATCCTTCATGGCCTCCGGGGGTTCTTCCATGCGGAGAGCTCCTAGCGTTTATGGGGGCGCTGGAGGATTCGGCACCAAAGTCTCGAGCCAGTCCAGTTTCGGAGGGTATGGTGGAGGCTTTGGCATGGGAGGAGGAGCAGGGGGCTCTGCTGCCGGTGGAGACCTTGGTCTCTCCATCAATGAGAAGGCCACCATGCAGAACCTCAACGATCGTCTGGCTGCCTACCTGGAGAAGGTACACTCCCTGGAGACCGCCAATTCCAAGCTGGAGATCCAGATCCAGGAATTCCTGAAGTTGAAGATGCCACAGAGTGGACGGGATTATAGCGCCTACGAGAAGATCATCCATGACTTCCAACAACAG ATCAATGCTGCTCATCTTACAAATTCCAAGATTATCCTTCAAGTTGATAACGCAAAACTGGCTGCTGACGACTTCCGAATGAA GTATGAGAACGAGCTTGCAATGAGGCAATCCATCGAGGGTGACATCGCTAGACTGAGGAAGGTCCTGGATGAGCTGACTCTGACAAGGTCCAACCTGGAGATGGAGATCGAGGGACTGGCGGAGGAGCTGATCTTTCTCAAGAAGAACCACCAGGAG GAGCTGGCATCTCTCCGGGCTCAGACTAGTTCTGGATCGGTCAACGTGGAGGTGGACGCTGCCCCACAGCAGGACCTGTCCAGAGTCCTGGATGAAATCAGAACGCAGTACGAGGGCATCGCTGCCAAGAATAACCGCGAGGTTGAGGCCTGGTACAAGGACAAG TTTGACGCTCTTAACCAGCAGGTCACCTCCAGCACCACCGAGATCCAGACCAGCAAGACTGAGGTCAACGACCTGAAACGAACGCTGCAGGGCCTGGAGATCGAGCTGCAGTCTCAGCTCAGCATG AAAGGGGCTCTGGAGGGCACACTAGGGGAGGTGGAAGCCAACTACTCCAACCAGCTCAACAGACTGCAGGCGATGGTGAGCAGCCTGGAGGCAGAGCTCATGCAGGTGCGCGCCGACACTGAACGCCAATCCCAGGAATACCGGATGCTGCTGGACATCAAGACCCGTCTGGAGATGGAGATCGCGGAGTACAGGCGCCTGCTGGACGGAGAGGGTGGCAG cagcagcaacagcagcagcaaaagcagcagcaacagcagcagcaactacAGTGTTACAGTCAACAAGAGCACTGAAATAACGAAAGTGAGCCAAACTCAGCAATCAG GAGGCACTTCTTCATTGTCGTCTTCATTCACCAAACCCCTGGTGGACTCAAAACCAGCACCAGCAAAAgtaccagcaccagcaccagcaccagcaccagcaccacaGGTCCTGAAAACCAGAAAGGTGAAGACCATTGTGGAAGAGCGAATCAACGGAAAGGTTGTTTCCACTCAAGTGCAGGAGGTGGAAGAGAAGATGTAA
- the LOC117435030 gene encoding keratin, type I cytoskeletal 13-like, protein MSTLSLRNYSSKQVASLTRSSCGMSSQVFARHAPSVYAGAGGYGARISYSVFSSGGGDGGGFGYLSGLSLGGGSGGGFCGDAGGGAGGELGCSINEKTTMINLNDRLAIYLEKVRTLEASNTTLEKQILEWSQNRVIVTQDYSAYWKTIAELQGKIAVANMDNASIILQIDNAKLAADDFSAKYEAELAMRQSVEADIAGLRRLLDELTLVRSSLETEIEALKEELVYLKKNHEEELLALRSQVGGTVNVEVDAAPQQDTSRVLEEMRMQYEGIADKNRREVEAWYKDKFEELNKQVTTSTEVLQTSKSEISELKRTLQGLEIELQSQLSMKSALEVTVAETEGSYGAQLSQLQVFIDRLEAELVQLRMDMERQGNEYKMLLDIKTRLEMEIAEYRRLLDGEDEGKFSSSTSTASTAPAVVNAVEASEPPVTQAMKVIIVEEVDGVVVDTREEMI, encoded by the exons ATGTCAACGCTCTCCCTCAGAAACTACTCCTCGAAGCAGGTTGCCAGTTTGACCCGCTCCTCGTGTGGAATGAGCAGCCAGGTGTTTGCCCGGCATGCGCCAAGCGTATACGCAGGTGCCGGTGGCTACGGTGCCCGCATCTCCTACTCTGTGTTCTCTAgcggtggtggtgatggtggtggctTTGGCTATTTAAGTGGCCTGTCTCtggggggtggtagcggtggtgGTTTTTGTGGTGATGctggtggtggtgctggtggAGAGCTTGGTTGCTCCATCAACGAGAAGACCACCATGATAAACCTCAACGACCGCCTGGCCATCTACCTGGAGAAGGTGCGCACCCTGGAGGCCTCCAACACCACCCTGGAGAAGCAGATTCTCGAGTGGAGCCAGAATCGTGTCATTGTCACCCAGGACTACAGTGCCTACTGGAAGACCATCGCTGAGCTCCAGGGCAAG ATCGCTGTAGCAAACATGGACAATGCCAGCATTATTCTCCAGATTGACAATGCCAAACTAGCAGCGGATGACTTCAGTGCCAA GTACGAGGCTGAGCTGGCAATGAGGCAGTCCGTCGAGGCTGACATCGCCGGACTGaggaggctcctggatgagctgacTCTGGTCAGATCCTCCCTGGAGACGGAGATCGAGGCGCTGAAGGAGGAGCTGGTCTATCTCAAGAAGAACCACGAGGAG GAGCTCCTGGCTTTGCGTTCTCAGGTGGGCGGGACGGTCAATGTGGAGGTGGACGCTGCCCCACAGCAGGACACGTCCAGAGTCCTGGAGGAGATGCGCATGCAGTACGAGGGCATCGCCGACAAGAACCGCCGGGAAGTGGAGGCCTGGTACAAAGACAAG TTTGAGGAGCTGAACAAGCAAGTGACCACCAGCACAGAAGTTCTCCAGACGTCCAAGAGTGAGATCTCAGAACTGAAGAGGACGCTCCAGGGACTGGAGATCGAACTGCAGTCTCAACTCAGCATG AAATCCGCGCTGGAGGTCACTGTGGCAGAGACAGAGGGCAGCTACGGGGCACAGCTGAGCCAGCTGCAGGTGTTCATCGACAGGCTGGAGGCTGAACTGGTGCAGCTCCGAATGGACATGGAGCGCCAGGGCAACGAGTACAAGATGCTGCTGGACATCAAGACCCGTCTGGAGATGGAGATTGCAGAGTACAGGCGCCTGCTGGATGGAGAGGATGAAGG CAAGTTTTCCAGCTCAACTTCAACTGCTTCTACAGCTCCAGCAGTAGTGAATGCAGTGGAGGCGTCAG AGCCTCCAGTCACCCAGGCCATGAAGGTAATTATCGTGGAGGAGGTTGATGGTGTGGTGGTCGATACCAGAGAGGAGATGATTTAA
- the LOC117435072 gene encoding keratin, type I cytoskeletal 19-like: MSKYSTRSFSNSSSDGLLSMPSATLMSSSRLYSSTAPRRAMSIYGGAGGQGTRISSASYSMPLSSAGGGDGFSFSSDSSLASNGKQTMINLNDRLAIYLEKVRTLEASNATLEKQIREWYEKKGPAVRDYSGYENTIAGLRAQISATSHENAKILLQIDNAKLAADDFRMKYEAELAMRQSVEADIAGLRRVLDELSLARSSLETEIEGLKEELVYLKKNHEEDLHALRAQMGGDVNVEVDSAPGVDLAKVIAEIRSQYEGIADKNRLDMEAWYKNKFDALNQQVSSSTEALQSSKTEVSELKRTIQSLQIELQSLLSLKQALEGTLSETEQRYGAELQQLQSIIFRLENELNQVREDMRRQSEDYKALLDIKTRLEMEIAEYRRLLDGEERAPVPKAPVVTSTTTRKVKTIVEEVVDGKVVSTHVEEVEQKI; this comes from the exons ATGTCAAAATATTCCACTCGCAGTTTCAGCAACAGCTCCTCAGATGGTCTGCTCAGCATGCCTTCTGCAACTCTGATGAGCTCATCCCGACTCTATTCTAGCACAGCCCCCCGTAGAGCCATGAGCATCTACGGGGGTGCTGGGGGGCAAGGCACCCGCATCTCCAGTGCCAGCTACTCCATGCCCCTTTCCAGCGCAGGCGGAGGAGACGGCTTTTCCTTCAGCAGTGACAGCTCCTTGGCCTCTAACGGCAAGCAGACCATGATAAACCTCAACGACCGTTTGGCCATCTACCTGGAGAAGGTGCGCACCCTGGAGGCCTCCAATGCCACCCTGGAGAAGCAGATCCGTGAGTGGTATGAGAAGAAAGGGCCAGCTGTCCGTGACTACAGTGGCTACGAGAACACCATTGCTGGACTGCGCGCACAG ATCAGCGCAACTTCCCACGAAAATGCCAAGATCCTCCTACAGATTGACAACGCCAAACTGGCTGCCGACGACTTCAGAATGAA GTACGAGGCTGAGCTGGCAATGAGGCAGTCCGTCGAGGCTGACATCGCCGGACTGAGGAGGGTCCTGGATGAGCTAAGTCTGGCCAGATCCTCCCTGGAGACGGAGATCGAGGGGCTGAAGGAGGAGCTGGTCTATCTCAAGAAGAACCACGAGGAG GACCTCCATGCTCTGCGTGCTCAGATGGGTGGGGATGTCAATGTGGAGGTGGACTCTGCCCCTGGGGTCGATCTGGCCAAGGTCATAGCTGAGATCCGATCCCAGTACGAGGGCATCGCCGACAAGAACCGCCTGGACATGGAGGCGTGGTACAAGAACAAG TTTGATGCCCTCAACCAGCAAGTCTCCTCCAGCACAGAAGCCCTGCAGTCCAGCAAGACTGAGGTCTCCGAGCTGAAACGCACCATCCAGAGCCTGCAGATCGAGCTGCAGTCCCTCCTCAGCTTG AAACAAGCGCTGGAAGGAACGCTGAGTGAGACAGAACAACGCTACGGAGCTGAACTTCAGCAGCTACAGTCCATCATCTTCAGGCTGGAAAATGAACTGAACCAGGTGAGAGAGGACATGAGGCGGCAGAGCGAAGACTACAAGGCCCTGCTGGATATCAAGACCCGTCTGGAGATGGAGATCGCGGAGTACAGGCGCCTGCTGGACGGGGAAGAACG GGCCCCCGTTCCAAAAG cacctGTAGTGACCAGTACCACCACCAGAAAAGTGAAGACCATTGTGGAAGAGGTGGTTGACGGGAAGGTTGTGTCCACCCACGTGGAGGAAGTTGAACAGAAGATCTAG
- the LOC117434503 gene encoding keratin, type I cytoskeletal 19-like isoform X2, with protein MMSYSSQGSFSSGGTFKTSQAGSGSSSFMASGGSSMRRAPSVYGGAGGFGTKVSSQSSFGGYGGGFGMGGGAGGSAAGGDLGLSINEKATMQNLNDRLAAYLEKVHSLETANSKLEIQIQEFLKLKMPQSGRDYSAYEKIIHDFQQQINAAHLTNSKIILQVDNAKLAADDFRMKYENELAMRQSIEGDIARLRKVLDELTLTRSNLEMEIEGLAEELIFLKKNHQEELASLRAQTSSGSVNVEVDAAPQQDLSRVLDEIRTQYEGIAAKNNREVEAWYKDKFDALNQQVTSSTTEIQTSKTEVNDLKRTLQGLEIELQSQLSMKGALEGTLGEVEANYSNQLNRLQAMVSSLEAELMQVRADTERQSQEYRMLLDIKTRLEMEIAEYRRLLDGEGGSSNSSSKSSSNSSSNYSVTVNKSTEITKVSQTQQSGGTSSLSSSFTKPLVDSKPAPAKVPAPAPAPAPAPQVLKTRKVKTIVEERINGKVVSTQVQEVEEKM; from the exons ATGATGTCATACTCCAGCCAAGGCTCATTCAGTTCCGGGGGCACCTTCAAGACGTCCCAAGCGGGGTCTGGAAGTTCATCCTTCATGGCCTCCGGGGGTTCTTCCATGCGGAGAGCTCCTAGCGTTTATGGGGGCGCTGGAGGATTCGGCACCAAAGTCTCGAGCCAGTCCAGTTTCGGAGGGTATGGTGGAGGCTTTGGCATGGGAGGAGGAGCAGGGGGCTCTGCTGCCGGTGGAGACCTTGGTCTCTCCATCAATGAGAAGGCCACCATGCAGAACCTCAACGATCGTCTGGCTGCCTACCTGGAGAAGGTACACTCCCTGGAGACCGCCAATTCCAAGCTGGAGATCCAGATCCAGGAATTCCTGAAGTTGAAGATGCCACAGAGTGGACGGGATTATAGCGCCTACGAGAAGATCATCCATGACTTCCAACAACAG ATCAATGCTGCTCATCTTACAAATTCCAAGATTATCCTTCAAGTTGATAACGCAAAACTGGCTGCTGACGACTTCCGAATGAA GTATGAGAACGAGCTTGCAATGAGGCAATCCATCGAGGGTGACATCGCTAGACTGAGGAAGGTCCTGGATGAGCTGACTCTGACAAGGTCCAACCTGGAGATGGAGATCGAGGGACTGGCGGAGGAGCTGATCTTTCTCAAGAAGAACCACCAGGAG GAGCTGGCATCTCTCCGGGCTCAGACTAGTTCTGGATCGGTCAACGTGGAGGTGGACGCTGCCCCACAGCAGGACCTGTCCAGAGTCCTGGATGAAATCAGAACGCAGTACGAGGGCATCGCTGCCAAGAATAACCGCGAGGTTGAGGCCTGGTACAAGGACAAG TTTGACGCTCTTAACCAGCAGGTCACCTCCAGCACCACCGAGATCCAGACCAGCAAGACTGAGGTCAACGACCTGAAACGAACGCTGCAGGGCCTGGAGATCGAGCTGCAGTCTCAGCTCAGCATG AAAGGGGCTCTGGAGGGCACACTAGGGGAGGTGGAAGCCAACTACTCCAACCAGCTCAACAGACTGCAGGCGATGGTGAGCAGCCTGGAGGCAGAGCTCATGCAGGTGCGCGCCGACACTGAACGCCAATCCCAGGAATACCGGATGCTGCTGGACATCAAGACCCGTCTGGAGATGGAGATCGCGGAGTACAGGCGCCTGCTGGACGGAGAGGGTGGCAG cagcaacagcagcagcaaaagcagcagcaacagcagcagcaactacAGTGTTACAGTCAACAAGAGCACTGAAATAACGAAAGTGAGCCAAACTCAGCAATCAG GAGGCACTTCTTCATTGTCGTCTTCATTCACCAAACCCCTGGTGGACTCAAAACCAGCACCAGCAAAAgtaccagcaccagcaccagcaccagcaccagcaccacaGGTCCTGAAAACCAGAAAGGTGAAGACCATTGTGGAAGAGCGAATCAACGGAAAGGTTGTTTCCACTCAAGTGCAGGAGGTGGAAGAGAAGATGTAA
- the LOC117434466 gene encoding keratin, type I cytoskeletal 13-like — translation MNVFRDSFSMSSSKETMQDLNARLAAYLDKVRSLESANGKLEKQIGGWGKKQGESVRDASGYENVIAGLRARISAASLDNKKVALQIDNERLAAKEFKLKYKAELAVRNFFDFHTAGMQKVLRELTLSKSRLELELEGLKEELVYLQMNHKEELLALHGQMQRGGSVNVEVNAASQQDLSRVLAKIRAQYEGIANKNHWEMEAWYKGKFGSLYQQEPYKAESLQPSKNEISELKHTMKSLQTELQYQHTMKSALEVTVAETEGSYGAQLSQLQVFIDRLEAELVQLRMDMERQGNEYKMLLDIKTRLEMEIAEYRRLLDGEDSRVFAITSEISQTSWSENHPIGPTTRKVKTIVEEVVAGKVVSSHTVSKKSSKDFVSEMI, via the exons ATGAACGTTTTCAGAGACAGCTTTTCCATGAGCAGCTCCAAGGAGACCATGCAGGACCTCAACGCGCGCCTGGCCGCTTACCTGGACAAGGTGCGCAGCCTGGAGAGCGCCAACGGCAAGCTGGAGAAGCAGATCGGAGGGTGGGGAAAGAAACAGGGAGAGAGCGTCCGGGACGCGAGTGGCTATGAGAACGTCATCGCTGGATTGCGCGCTCGG ATCAGTGCTGCTTCCCTGGACAATAAAAAGGTTGCCTTGCAGATAGATAATGAAAGACTGGCTGCCAAAGAATTTAAACTCAA GTACAAGGCTGAGCTGGCAGTGAGGAACTTCTTTGATttccacactgctggtatgcagaAGGTCCTGAGGGAGCTGACTCTGTCCAAATCGAGGCTGGAGCTGGAGCTAGAGGGACTGAAGGAGGAACTGGTCTACCTACAGATGAACCACAAAGAG GAGCTCCTGGCCTTGCATGGTCAGATGCAGAGGGGCGGGTCGGTCAATGTGGAGGTGAACGCTGCCTCACAGCAGGACCTGTCCAGAGTCCTGGCTAAGATAAGAGCGCAGTACGAGGGCATCGCCAACAAAAACCACTGGGAGATGGAGGCCTGGTACAAAGGCAAG tttgGTTCCCTGTACCAGCAAGAGCCCTACAAAGCAGAAAGCCTTCAGCCCAGCAAGAATGAGATCTCTGAGCTGAAACACACCATGAAGAGCCTGCAGACTGAGCTGCAATACCAGCACACCATG AAATCCGCGCTGGAGGTCACTGTGGCAGAGACAGAGGGCAGCTATGGCGCACAGCTGAGCCAGCTGCAGGTGTTCATCGACAGGCTGGAGGCTGAACTGGTGCAGCTTCGAATGGACATGGAACGCCAGGGCAACGAGTACAAGATGCTGCTGGACATCAAGACCCGTCTGGAGATGGAGATTGCAGAGTACAGGCGCCTGCTGGATGGAGAGGATAGCAG aGTATTTGCCATCACTTCGGAAATCTCCCAAACATCATGGAGTG AAAATCATCCCATCGGCCCCACCACCAGAAAAGTGAAGACCATCGTGGAAGAGGTGGTTGCTGGGAAGGTTGTGTCGTCACACACAGTGTCGAAGAAGTCGAGCAAAGATTTTGTCTCTGAAATGATCTGA